The genomic interval CGTCGGGCGTCACGAAGACCGTTTCACCGGCTTCGAAATCCTGCGCGCCTGGCGCACGGACATTCAGCATGCCGGCATTTTCGGTTTCCACGTGAATGTAAGTATCGCTTCCAAGTTCCTCTGAAAGCAGCACTTTCCCGCTCCAGAGGCCATCCTCGCGCGAAATCGCGAGATGCTCCGGGCGGATGCCGCAGGCCGCTGCGCCGAACCCTTCCGCGATGTCGCCCTCGATCACATTCATGCGCGGCGAGCCGATGAATTCGGCGACGAAGCGGCTGGCGGGCTTCATGTAGAGCTCCATCGGCGTGCCGACCTGTTCCACATGCCCGGCGTTCAGCACCACGATCCGGTCGGCGAGCGTCATCGCCTCGACCTGATCATGGGTCACATAGATCATGGTCACGCCCTTCATACGCTTGTGAAGCGCGGCGATCTCGATGCGGGTATCGACCCGGAGTGCCGCGTCGAGGTTCGACAGCGGCTCGTCGAACAGGAAAATGCGCGGCTGGCGGGTGATCGCCCGGCCGATGGCGACGCGCTGGCGCTGGCCACCGGAAAGCTGGCGCGGCTTGCGCTCGAGATAGGGCGTGATCTGCAGCATCTCGGCCGCCTCGCGAATGCGCTTGTCGGCCTCGGCCTTGTTGAGCTTCGCCTGTTCCAGGCCGAAGGCCATGTTCTCATAGACCGTCATATGCGGATAAAGCGCGTAGGACTGGAACACCATGGAGATGCCGCGCTTTGCCGGCAGCACGTTGTTGACGCGCTCGCCGTCGATCATCAGGTCGCCGCCAGAAATATCCTCAAGGCCGGCGATCAGTCGCAACAACGTGGACTTG from Martelella mediterranea DSM 17316 carries:
- a CDS encoding ABC transporter ATP-binding protein, whose protein sequence is MASIELKKICKSFGHVEVLKDIDLNLEKGEFVVFVGPSGCGKSTLLRLIAGLEDISGGDLMIDGERVNNVLPAKRGISMVFQSYALYPHMTVYENMAFGLEQAKLNKAEADKRIREAAEMLQITPYLERKPRQLSGGQRQRVAIGRAITRQPRIFLFDEPLSNLDAALRVDTRIEIAALHKRMKGVTMIYVTHDQVEAMTLADRIVVLNAGHVEQVGTPMELYMKPASRFVAEFIGSPRMNVIEGDIAEGFGAAACGIRPEHLAISREDGLWSGKVLLSEELGSDTYIHVETENAGMLNVRAPGAQDFEAGETVFVTPDETALHRFDAAGAAI